In one Streptomyces sp. T12 genomic region, the following are encoded:
- a CDS encoding heavy metal translocating P-type ATPase codes for MGAVDIVVVLASAVLVAVLGWYFFGPRRAGAARLEGGVQRVEVTVRGGYSPDLIKVRQGTPVELVFDRQEAGECTSRVVFPDLKVGAGLPAHTRTTVRLSPDRPGSFGFACGMNMIHGTLLVEPAEGWDGSGATAAPPPAPAASTGGPPSGEERTAAEAEAADAAERRAEIKDLTRRVLTGAVLTAPVLFAVMAHELFGADWVPGWMLNHWLQLALITPVMFYTGWPIHVTGWLTLRHRAADMNSLITLGTSAAYGYSLLVTLAPGLLPEDLQEVYYEAVGVILTLILLGRLLEARAKAGTGEAIRALLGLQARTARVMRDGTESEIPIEDVVVGDEIVIRPGEKIPVDSVVLSGSSAVDESMVTGEPMPVTKHAGDTVIGATVNGTGSLRVQAAKVGSDTMLAQIIRLVQQAQASKAPIQRLADAVSAYFVPAVIAIAIGTFALWFTLGPSPAFTLALVSAVAVLIIACPCALGLATPLSVMVGTGKGAQAGILIRSAEALETAHKLNTVVLDKTGTVTEGKPVLTDVHAADGFDETGLLRLVAAAEIDSEHPLAQAIVTGVRDRGLHLPVATGFDSVTGKGVQATVDGRAVLVGTARLLGDVGIDSTALAPVAANLSAEGKTPVLAAVDGRPAGVLAIADTVKDDSAAAIAALKRLGVEVVIITGDNARTAAAIAAQVGVDRVLAEVLPEHKADEIRRLQGEGRTVGMVGDGINDAPALAAADVGLAIGTGTDVAIEAADITLISGSLSGVVTAIRLSRATLRNIRQNLFFALVYNAVGVPLAAGALYPLWGLRLSPIIAAAAMALSSLSVVTNASRLRRWHTQPLPEAQPARSRPRVEPAADLAEADSTAATAGNEDHHPASQGGGTVVADPVCGMQVDRTTAAEHRQTEHGTYYFCSAHCAATFDADPDRYTAPTTGSPHEGGEPR; via the coding sequence ATGGGCGCCGTCGACATCGTTGTGGTTCTGGCCTCGGCCGTGCTGGTTGCCGTTCTGGGCTGGTACTTCTTCGGGCCGCGCCGGGCCGGTGCCGCCCGGCTGGAAGGCGGCGTACAGCGGGTGGAGGTGACGGTACGGGGCGGCTACAGCCCCGACCTGATCAAGGTCCGCCAGGGCACCCCGGTGGAGTTGGTCTTCGACCGGCAGGAGGCCGGCGAGTGCACCTCCCGCGTGGTCTTCCCCGATCTCAAAGTCGGCGCGGGCCTGCCCGCCCACACCCGCACGACCGTGCGGCTGAGCCCGGACCGGCCAGGTTCCTTCGGCTTCGCCTGCGGCATGAACATGATCCACGGCACGCTCCTGGTCGAACCCGCGGAAGGCTGGGACGGCTCCGGCGCCACGGCCGCACCTCCTCCTGCCCCCGCTGCTTCGACCGGTGGGCCGCCTTCGGGCGAGGAGCGGACAGCGGCCGAGGCGGAGGCCGCGGACGCCGCCGAGCGGCGGGCGGAGATCAAGGACCTCACCCGCAGGGTGCTGACGGGCGCAGTGCTCACCGCTCCGGTGCTGTTCGCCGTGATGGCGCACGAACTGTTCGGCGCGGACTGGGTGCCCGGCTGGATGCTGAACCACTGGCTGCAGCTGGCGCTGATCACGCCGGTGATGTTCTACACCGGGTGGCCGATCCACGTGACGGGCTGGCTGACCCTGCGCCACCGCGCCGCCGACATGAACTCCCTGATCACCCTCGGCACCAGCGCCGCCTACGGCTACAGCCTGCTGGTCACCCTCGCCCCGGGCCTGCTGCCGGAGGACCTGCAGGAGGTCTACTACGAGGCTGTCGGCGTGATCCTCACCCTGATCCTTCTCGGACGGCTGCTGGAGGCCCGCGCGAAGGCCGGCACCGGCGAGGCCATTCGCGCCCTGCTGGGACTGCAGGCCCGCACCGCCCGTGTCATGCGGGATGGCACCGAGTCCGAGATCCCCATCGAGGACGTCGTGGTCGGGGACGAGATCGTCATCCGGCCGGGCGAGAAGATCCCCGTCGACTCCGTGGTTCTCTCGGGTTCTTCGGCGGTGGACGAGTCGATGGTCACCGGCGAGCCGATGCCGGTCACCAAGCACGCCGGGGACACCGTCATCGGCGCCACCGTCAACGGCACCGGGTCCCTACGGGTACAGGCGGCCAAGGTCGGCTCCGACACGATGCTTGCCCAGATCATCCGCCTGGTGCAGCAGGCCCAGGCGTCCAAGGCCCCCATCCAGCGGCTCGCCGACGCCGTATCGGCGTACTTCGTGCCCGCGGTCATCGCCATCGCGATCGGCACCTTCGCCCTCTGGTTCACCCTCGGGCCGTCGCCCGCCTTCACCCTGGCGCTGGTCTCCGCGGTGGCAGTACTGATCATCGCCTGCCCCTGCGCGCTCGGACTCGCCACGCCGCTGTCGGTGATGGTCGGCACGGGCAAAGGCGCACAGGCCGGCATCCTGATCCGCTCCGCAGAAGCCCTGGAAACGGCCCACAAGCTGAACACCGTGGTCCTGGACAAGACCGGCACCGTCACCGAGGGCAAGCCCGTCCTGACGGACGTCCACGCCGCCGACGGATTCGACGAGACCGGGCTGCTGCGGCTGGTGGCCGCAGCCGAGATCGACAGTGAACACCCACTCGCCCAAGCCATCGTCACCGGCGTCCGCGACCGCGGTCTGCACCTGCCCGTGGCGACCGGGTTCGACTCGGTCACCGGCAAGGGCGTCCAGGCCACCGTCGACGGGCGTGCCGTCCTGGTCGGCACTGCCCGCCTCCTCGGCGACGTCGGCATCGACAGCACCGCGTTGGCCCCGGTCGCGGCCAACCTGTCGGCCGAAGGCAAGACCCCCGTTCTCGCAGCCGTCGACGGACGTCCCGCAGGCGTCCTCGCCATCGCCGATACCGTCAAGGACGATTCCGCAGCCGCCATCGCCGCCCTCAAGCGCCTCGGCGTCGAAGTTGTCATCATCACCGGTGACAACGCTCGCACGGCCGCGGCGATCGCCGCCCAGGTGGGCGTGGACCGGGTGCTGGCCGAGGTACTGCCCGAGCACAAGGCCGACGAGATACGCCGTCTGCAAGGCGAAGGCCGCACCGTCGGCATGGTCGGCGACGGCATCAACGACGCCCCCGCCCTGGCCGCCGCCGACGTCGGCCTGGCCATCGGAACCGGCACCGACGTGGCGATCGAAGCCGCCGACATCACCCTGATCTCCGGCTCGCTGAGCGGCGTCGTCACCGCGATCCGCCTGTCGCGAGCCACCCTGCGCAACATCCGCCAGAACCTGTTCTTCGCCCTTGTCTACAACGCCGTCGGCGTCCCCCTTGCCGCGGGCGCCCTCTATCCGCTGTGGGGCCTGCGGCTGAGCCCGATCATCGCCGCCGCGGCCATGGCGCTCAGCTCGCTGTCGGTCGTCACCAACGCCTCCCGGCTGCGCCGCTGGCACACCCAGCCGCTGCCCGAGGCCCAGCCTGCCCGCAGCCGGCCCCGTGTCGAGCCCGCCGCCGACCTGGCCGAGGCCGACAGCACGGCCGCCACGGCGGGGAATGAGGACCACCACCCCGCATCCCAAGGCGGGGGCACCGTGGTGGCGGACCCGGTGTGCGGCATGCAGGTGGACAGGACCACCGCTGCCGAACACCGGCAGACCGAGCACGGCACGTACTACTTCTGCTCCGCTCACTGCGCCGCCACGTTCGACGCCGACCCGGACCGCTACACCGCCCCCACGACCGGCAGCCCGCACGAGGGAGGTGAGCCTCGATGA